A genome region from Bacteroides stercoris ATCC 43183 includes the following:
- a CDS encoding Cof-type HAD-IIB family hydrolase: MKQDYRLLVLDLDGTLTNSKKEISPRNLRTLLRLQQSGVRLVLASGRPTYGIVPLAEQLQMKENNGYILSYNGGEIIDWSTGELLYKNLLPDDVLPILYQTATDNRQTILTYDNECILTENPNDPYVQKEAFLNKMQVRRVENFLQEIPLPLPKCLIVGEPEQLMKTEAELSLRLQRQISVYRSEPYFLELVPLGIDKARSIAVLSEKLGITREEVAAMGDGYNDLSMIKYAGLGIAMDNAQEPVKAAADYIAPSNDEDGVAIAVERYFLHAF; the protein is encoded by the coding sequence ATGAAACAAGACTATCGACTGCTCGTCCTTGACCTGGACGGAACCCTGACCAATTCGAAGAAAGAAATCTCTCCGCGCAATCTCCGTACCCTGTTACGGCTACAGCAAAGCGGCGTACGCCTGGTACTGGCGTCAGGCCGTCCTACCTACGGTATTGTTCCTTTGGCGGAACAACTGCAAATGAAAGAAAACAACGGCTATATTCTTTCTTATAACGGCGGAGAAATCATAGACTGGAGCACCGGTGAGCTACTGTATAAAAACCTGCTTCCCGACGATGTACTGCCTATCCTGTACCAGACTGCAACCGATAACCGGCAAACAATCCTCACATACGACAACGAATGCATACTTACCGAAAATCCCAACGACCCGTACGTACAAAAAGAAGCATTCCTCAACAAAATGCAGGTACGCCGCGTAGAGAACTTCCTGCAGGAAATTCCCCTTCCCCTACCCAAATGCCTCATTGTAGGTGAACCTGAACAACTTATGAAAACAGAAGCCGAACTGAGCCTTCGTCTGCAAAGGCAAATCAGCGTATACCGTTCGGAACCTTATTTTCTGGAACTCGTTCCTTTGGGCATAGACAAAGCACGTTCGATCGCCGTATTATCGGAAAAGCTGGGTATCACCCGCGAAGAAGTGGCAGCCATGGGCGACGGTTACAATGATCTCAGCATGATAAAATACGCCGGACTTGGCATAGCAATGGACAATGCACAGGAACCCGTGAAAGCTGCTGCGGACTACATTGCCCCAAGTAACGACGAAGATGGAGTAGCCATCGCCGTAGAACGATACTTCCTGCACGCTTTTTAA
- the mnmA gene encoding tRNA 2-thiouridine(34) synthase MnmA, with protein MKSKERVLLGMSGGTDSSVAAMKLQEAGYEVTGVTFRFYEVGGKTEYLEDARALAGRLGIEHITYDARELFRERIIRYFIDEYLAGHTPVPCTLCNNELKWKLLAEIADEKGIYWISTGHYVRKLFLEDNYYIAPAVDRDKDQTFFLWGLKQDILQRMLLPMGDMTKEDARAYAAERGFMRVAAKKDSIGVCFCPLDYRSFLKREVPMEQLPGRGHFLDEKGNVLGWHEGYPFYTIGQRRGLGIHLNRAVFVKEVRMETNEVVLAPLASLYKKEMYLKDWNLISAHRVLGAETVIVKIRYRKQANRCMVAQEENGHLRVSLLEPLESIAPGQAAAFYDADGLLLGGGIIL; from the coding sequence ATGAAGTCAAAAGAACGTGTATTATTGGGAATGAGCGGCGGTACGGACAGTTCCGTGGCTGCCATGAAGTTACAGGAAGCCGGCTATGAAGTAACGGGAGTCACTTTCCGTTTTTACGAAGTGGGTGGAAAAACGGAATACCTGGAAGATGCGCGGGCACTGGCAGGACGGTTGGGTATTGAGCATATTACATACGATGCAAGGGAACTCTTCCGTGAACGCATTATCCGTTACTTTATAGATGAATATCTGGCGGGGCATACCCCCGTTCCCTGTACCCTCTGCAATAATGAGCTGAAGTGGAAACTTTTGGCGGAAATAGCCGATGAAAAGGGGATTTATTGGATCTCTACCGGACATTACGTACGTAAACTCTTTTTAGAGGACAACTATTACATTGCTCCGGCAGTTGACAGAGACAAGGACCAGACTTTCTTTTTATGGGGCTTGAAACAGGATATCTTGCAACGGATGTTACTCCCGATGGGAGATATGACAAAAGAGGATGCGCGTGCTTATGCCGCTGAACGTGGGTTTATGCGTGTTGCCGCTAAAAAAGACAGTATAGGAGTGTGTTTCTGTCCGTTGGATTACCGTTCTTTCCTGAAGCGTGAGGTTCCTATGGAGCAACTGCCGGGCAGAGGGCATTTTCTCGATGAAAAGGGGAATGTATTAGGATGGCATGAAGGATACCCTTTCTATACGATAGGTCAACGGCGTGGACTGGGCATTCATCTGAATAGGGCTGTATTTGTGAAGGAAGTCAGAATGGAAACCAACGAGGTGGTACTTGCACCACTTGCCTCCTTATATAAAAAGGAAATGTATCTTAAAGATTGGAACCTTATCAGTGCACATCGGGTATTGGGAGCGGAAACGGTTATCGTAAAGATACGCTATCGCAAGCAGGCAAACCGCTGTATGGTTGCTCAGGAGGAGAACGGACATCTGCGGGTTTCGCTGTTGGAGCCGTTGGAGTCTATCGCTCCGGGGCAAGCCGCCGCCTTTTATGATGCGGACGGCTTGTTGTTGGGCGGTGGTATTATTCTTTGA
- a CDS encoding GH3 auxin-responsive promoter family protein, which translates to MNITKLLNKVYFAPRLKEIELYTEHAGELQAGVLKRLVRMAANTEWGKKYDYASIRTYEDFKKRLPIQTYEEIKPYVARLRAGEQNLLWPSEICWFAKSSGTTNDKSKFLPVSKESLQDTHYQGGKDAVAIYLGINPESRFFSGKGLILGGSHSPNLNSNHSLVGDLSAILIQNVHPLVNYIRVPSKEIALMSEFEPKMEAIANSTIHANVTNLSGVPSWMLVLVKHILEKTGKQSLEEVWPNLEVFFHGGVAFTPYREQYRQVIKSSKMHYVETYNASEGYFGTQNDPNDPAMLMMIDYGVFYEFIPLEDVGKENPRICCLEEVELNKNYAMVISTSAGLWRYMIGDTVKFTNNRPYKFVITGRTKHFINAFGEELIVDNAEKGLSKACAATGAQIVDYSAAPVFMDEHAKCRHQWLIEFAKMPDDLDKFAKILDDTLKEVNSDYEAKRQNDLALQPLEIIVARRNLFHDWLDSKGKLGGQHKIPRLSNTREYIEEMLKLNFKE; encoded by the coding sequence ATGAATATTACAAAACTTCTGAATAAAGTATACTTCGCCCCCCGCTTGAAAGAAATCGAACTGTACACTGAACATGCAGGTGAGTTGCAGGCAGGTGTCCTGAAACGTTTGGTACGCATGGCCGCCAATACGGAATGGGGAAAGAAATATGACTATGCCTCTATTCGTACTTATGAAGATTTCAAAAAACGCCTTCCCATACAGACTTACGAAGAAATCAAACCTTATGTAGCCCGCTTGCGTGCCGGTGAACAAAATTTGCTCTGGCCGTCGGAAATATGTTGGTTTGCCAAGTCTTCGGGAACAACCAACGATAAAAGCAAATTCCTTCCGGTCAGCAAAGAGTCTCTGCAAGACACTCATTATCAAGGCGGGAAAGATGCTGTTGCCATCTATCTGGGAATCAATCCCGAAAGCCGTTTTTTTTCCGGAAAAGGATTGATTCTCGGCGGTAGCCACAGCCCCAACCTGAACTCCAACCATAGTTTGGTAGGTGATTTATCTGCCATTCTGATACAGAATGTACACCCGCTGGTCAACTATATCCGTGTGCCAAGCAAGGAAATAGCCTTGATGAGCGAGTTCGAACCTAAGATGGAGGCCATAGCCAACAGTACAATCCATGCCAATGTCACCAATCTTTCGGGTGTGCCATCCTGGATGCTGGTACTTGTTAAACATATACTTGAAAAAACCGGGAAACAGTCATTGGAAGAAGTATGGCCCAATCTGGAAGTATTCTTCCATGGCGGAGTGGCTTTTACTCCTTATCGGGAACAATACAGACAAGTCATCAAAAGTTCCAAGATGCACTATGTCGAGACATATAATGCCTCCGAAGGCTATTTCGGCACACAGAACGACCCGAACGATCCGGCCATGCTGATGATGATTGATTACGGTGTTTTCTATGAATTCATACCTTTGGAAGATGTCGGCAAGGAAAATCCGCGTATCTGCTGTCTGGAAGAAGTAGAACTCAACAAGAACTACGCAATGGTCATCTCCACTTCTGCCGGACTGTGGCGGTATATGATTGGAGATACCGTGAAGTTCACCAATAACCGCCCGTACAAATTCGTCATTACCGGCCGCACAAAGCATTTCATCAATGCCTTTGGCGAAGAACTTATCGTGGACAATGCGGAAAAAGGTTTAAGCAAAGCCTGTGCTGCCACGGGAGCACAGATTGTAGACTATTCCGCCGCTCCCGTCTTCATGGACGAACATGCCAAATGCCGCCATCAATGGCTGATTGAATTTGCCAAAATGCCAGATGACCTGGATAAATTTGCCAAAATATTGGATGACACCCTTAAAGAAGTGAATTCCGACTATGAAGCCAAACGGCAGAATGACCTGGCTTTGCAGCCTCTGGAGATAATCGTTGCCCGCAGAAATCTGTTCCACGATTGGCTGGACAGTAAAGGCAAGCTTGGCGGACAGCATAAGATACCGCGCCTCAGCAATACAAGAGAATACATTGAAGAGATGCTGAAGCTCAACTTCAAAGAATAA
- a CDS encoding ATP-dependent 6-phosphofructokinase encodes MRIGILTSGGDCPGINATIRGVCKTAINHYGMEVIGIHSGFQGLLTKDVESFTDKSLSGLLNLGGTMLGTSREKPFKKNGVVSDVNKPALIERNVKELGLDCIVCIGGNGTQKTAAKLAAMGLNIVSVPKTIDNDIWGTDFSFGFDSAVSIATDAIDRLHSTASSHKRVMVIEVMGHKAGWIALYSGMAGGGDVILIPELSYNIHNIGDTILNRLKKGKPYSIVVVAEGIQTDGKKRAAEYIAQEIEYETGIETRETVLGYIQRGGSPTPFDRNLSTRMGGHATELIAGGQFGRMVTLKGNEISSAPLGEIAGKLKLVTEDHDLVVQGKRMGICFG; translated from the coding sequence ATGAGAATCGGTATTTTGACTTCAGGCGGGGATTGCCCCGGTATCAATGCGACTATCCGCGGCGTTTGCAAAACGGCTATCAATCATTATGGAATGGAAGTAATAGGTATTCATAGCGGTTTTCAAGGATTATTGACAAAAGATGTGGAATCGTTTACGGACAAGTCTCTGTCCGGGTTATTGAATTTGGGCGGTACGATGCTGGGTACTTCCCGTGAAAAGCCGTTCAAGAAAAACGGGGTGGTATCCGATGTAAACAAGCCTGCTTTGATAGAACGGAATGTAAAGGAACTGGGGCTGGACTGTATTGTCTGTATCGGCGGTAACGGTACGCAGAAAACGGCTGCTAAGTTGGCTGCCATGGGCTTGAATATAGTTTCCGTACCTAAAACCATTGATAATGATATTTGGGGGACCGATTTTTCTTTCGGTTTTGATTCTGCCGTCAGTATTGCTACGGATGCCATAGACCGGTTACACTCTACCGCCAGTTCGCACAAGCGGGTGATGGTGATAGAAGTGATGGGGCATAAAGCCGGATGGATTGCGTTGTACTCCGGTATGGCTGGTGGCGGTGATGTGATTTTAATTCCCGAACTTTCTTATAATATTCATAATATAGGTGATACGATTCTGAATCGTCTGAAGAAAGGAAAGCCGTATTCCATCGTTGTGGTTGCCGAGGGAATCCAGACGGACGGCAAGAAACGTGCAGCCGAATATATCGCACAGGAGATTGAATACGAAACGGGTATCGAAACCCGTGAAACGGTTTTGGGGTATATCCAGCGGGGTGGTTCGCCTACGCCTTTTGACCGTAATTTGTCGACCCGCATGGGAGGGCATGCTACGGAGTTGATTGCAGGCGGACAGTTTGGACGTATGGTAACGCTGAAAGGGAATGAAATATCTTCCGCTCCTTTGGGGGAGATAGCCGGAAAGCTCAAATTAGTGACCGAAGACCATGATTTAGTCGTCCAGGGTAAGCGTATGGGGATTTGTTTCGGATGA
- the rnc gene encoding ribonuclease III: MLRNQIDKIRLLFHKDRESYFCFYKILGFFPRNIRFYEQALLHKSTSIRSEKGRPLNNERLEFLGDAILDAIVGDIVYKHFEGRREGFLTNTRSKIVQRETLNKLAVEIGLDKLVKYSTRSSSHNSYMYGNAFEAFIGAIYLDQGYERCKQFMEKKILKNYIDLDKMSRKEVNFKSKLIEWSQKTKMEVSFELIEQFLDQDYNPMFHTEVRIEGLSAGTGTGYSKKESQQNAAQMALKKIKSDEAFKEAIETAKIQNHAAKENMATEETQIVAEEASAVETSEVLEATDYTEPADAAQDTVKSSETNPHTLTLDD, from the coding sequence GTGTTACGTAATCAAATAGATAAAATAAGGCTCTTATTCCATAAGGACAGAGAGTCTTATTTTTGTTTTTATAAGATACTCGGATTCTTTCCCCGTAACATCCGGTTCTATGAGCAGGCACTGCTTCACAAATCCACTTCCATCCGTTCCGAAAAAGGACGTCCGTTAAATAACGAGCGGCTGGAATTTTTAGGCGACGCCATTTTGGATGCCATTGTCGGTGATATAGTATATAAGCACTTTGAAGGACGCAGGGAAGGCTTTCTTACCAATACCCGTTCTAAAATCGTGCAACGGGAAACTCTAAACAAACTGGCTGTAGAAATAGGGCTGGACAAACTGGTTAAGTATTCCACCCGTTCTTCGTCGCACAACAGCTATATGTACGGCAATGCTTTCGAGGCATTTATCGGAGCTATCTATTTAGACCAAGGCTATGAACGCTGCAAGCAGTTCATGGAGAAAAAAATCCTCAAGAACTACATCGACCTCGACAAGATGTCGCGCAAGGAAGTCAACTTCAAGTCCAAACTTATCGAATGGAGCCAGAAAACCAAAATGGAGGTTTCCTTTGAGTTGATAGAGCAATTCCTCGACCAGGATTACAACCCGATGTTCCACACCGAAGTCCGCATAGAGGGCCTTTCTGCCGGTACTGGCACAGGCTATTCCAAAAAGGAGTCACAGCAAAATGCCGCACAAATGGCATTGAAGAAAATCAAGAGTGACGAAGCCTTCAAAGAAGCTATTGAAACAGCCAAGATACAGAACCACGCGGCAAAGGAAAATATGGCAACAGAGGAAACCCAAATTGTCGCAGAAGAGGCTTCTGCTGTAGAGACATCAGAAGTTCTTGAAGCTACAGATTATACGGAACCTGCGGATGCTGCACAAGATACGGTCAAATCATCCGAAACAAATCCCCATACGCTTACCCTGGACGACTAA
- the fabF gene encoding beta-ketoacyl-ACP synthase II — MELKRVVVTGLGAITPIGNTVPEFWENLVNGVSGAGPITHFDASLFKTQFACEVKNFDANQYIDRKEARKMDLYTQYAIGVAKQAVEDSGLDVENEDLNKIGVIFGAGIGGIRTFEEEAGNYALHKENGPKFNPFFIPKMISDIAAGQISILYGFHGPNYATCSACATSTNAIADAFNLIRLGKANAIISGGSEAAIAACGVGGFNAMHALSTRNDSPETASRPFSASRDGFIMGEGGGCLVLEELEHAKARGAKIYAEVAGVGMSADAHHLTASHPEGLGAKLVMTNALEDAEMKPEEVDYINVHGTSTPVGDISEVKAIQEVFGKHAYELNISSTKSMTGHLLGAAGAVEAIASILAIKNGIIPPTINHEEGDNDENIDYDLNFTFNKAQKREVNVALSNTFGFGGHNACVIFKKYAE; from the coding sequence ATGGAATTAAAAAGAGTTGTAGTAACAGGTCTTGGCGCCATTACTCCCATTGGCAACACAGTACCCGAATTCTGGGAAAATCTCGTGAATGGGGTTAGTGGAGCAGGACCTATTACTCATTTCGACGCATCACTTTTCAAGACCCAATTCGCATGCGAGGTGAAAAACTTTGATGCCAATCAATATATCGACCGCAAAGAGGCACGCAAGATGGACTTGTATACCCAATATGCCATTGGTGTAGCCAAGCAAGCGGTAGAAGATTCCGGTCTTGATGTCGAAAATGAGGATTTGAACAAGATCGGTGTCATCTTTGGCGCCGGTATTGGTGGAATCCGTACATTTGAAGAAGAAGCAGGTAACTATGCCCTCCATAAAGAAAACGGTCCTAAGTTCAATCCGTTCTTCATCCCCAAGATGATTTCGGATATTGCTGCCGGACAAATTTCTATCCTGTACGGTTTTCATGGTCCTAACTATGCGACTTGTTCTGCATGCGCCACTTCTACCAATGCCATTGCCGATGCATTCAACCTCATCCGCTTGGGTAAGGCAAATGCCATCATCAGCGGTGGTTCGGAAGCAGCTATCGCAGCCTGCGGTGTAGGTGGCTTCAACGCTATGCACGCTTTATCTACCCGCAATGACTCTCCGGAGACTGCATCCCGCCCGTTCAGCGCAAGCCGCGACGGTTTCATCATGGGTGAAGGCGGCGGCTGTCTGGTTCTTGAAGAACTGGAACACGCTAAAGCACGTGGTGCCAAGATTTATGCAGAGGTTGCCGGCGTAGGTATGTCTGCCGATGCGCATCACCTGACAGCTTCCCACCCGGAAGGTCTGGGAGCCAAACTGGTAATGACAAATGCGTTGGAAGATGCAGAAATGAAACCCGAAGAAGTAGATTACATCAACGTTCATGGTACATCTACTCCTGTTGGTGATATTTCGGAAGTGAAAGCTATCCAGGAAGTATTCGGCAAGCATGCTTATGAGTTGAACATCAGTTCAACCAAATCCATGACAGGCCACTTATTGGGTGCTGCCGGTGCGGTGGAAGCCATCGCAAGTATTCTTGCCATCAAGAATGGCATTATTCCTCCGACTATCAACCACGAAGAGGGTGATAACGACGAAAACATCGACTATGACCTGAACTTTACGTTCAACAAGGCTCAGAAGCGTGAAGTGAATGTAGCTTTGTCCAACACGTTTGGATTCGGCGGTCATAACGCATGTGTTATTTTCAAGAAATACGCAGAATAA
- a CDS encoding acyl carrier protein, whose translation MSEIASRVKAIIVDKLGVEESEVTNEASFTNDLGADSLDTVELIMEFEKEFGISIPDDQAEKIGTVGDAVSYIEEHAK comes from the coding sequence ATGTCTGAAATTGCATCAAGAGTGAAAGCGATTATCGTCGACAAATTAGGCGTTGAAGAATCAGAAGTTACTAACGAAGCTAGCTTCACTAACGATTTGGGAGCAGATTCTCTTGACACTGTAGAACTTATCATGGAATTCGAAAAAGAATTCGGTATCTCTATTCCTGATGACCAAGCTGAGAAGATTGGTACTGTAGGTGATGCTGTATCTTACATCGAAGAACACGCTAAGTAA
- a CDS encoding phosphoribosylglycinamide formyltransferase, with amino-acid sequence MHLFAHFSRFCAGFGGLMSKNIAIFASGNGTNAENIIRYFQNSESVNVKLVLADRETAFVLERARRLNVPFACLDKAAWADGTVVLSLLEDKGIDFIVLAGFLARVPDCILHAYPNKIINIHPSLLPKFGGKGMYGGHVHEAVVAAGETETGITIHYLNEHFDEGEIIVQYKCPVLPQDTAEDVAKKVHALEYEYYPKVIGGLLSEVC; translated from the coding sequence ATGCACCTTTTTGCACATTTTTCACGGTTTTGTGCAGGATTTGGAGGGCTTATGAGTAAAAACATTGCTATTTTCGCTTCCGGTAACGGGACAAATGCAGAGAATATCATCCGTTATTTCCAAAATAGCGAATCGGTGAACGTAAAGCTGGTTTTGGCAGATAGGGAGACTGCCTTTGTTTTGGAACGTGCACGTAGACTGAATGTTCCGTTTGCCTGTTTGGACAAGGCCGCATGGGCGGATGGTACGGTTGTATTGTCTTTGTTGGAAGATAAAGGAATAGATTTTATTGTCCTTGCCGGTTTCCTTGCACGTGTGCCGGACTGTATCTTGCATGCTTATCCTAATAAAATTATAAATATTCACCCTTCCTTATTGCCTAAATTTGGCGGTAAGGGAATGTATGGCGGGCATGTGCATGAAGCTGTGGTGGCTGCCGGTGAAACGGAAACCGGTATTACCATACATTATTTGAATGAGCATTTCGATGAGGGCGAAATTATAGTGCAGTACAAATGCCCTGTCCTGCCGCAGGATACGGCAGAAGACGTGGCAAAGAAAGTGCATGCGCTGGAATACGAATATTACCCGAAAGTTATCGGCGGTTTGTTGTCGGAAGTGTGCTGA
- the pdxB gene encoding 4-phosphoerythronate dehydrogenase PdxB gives MKVIVDDKIPFIKEAIEKIADEVVYAPGKDFTPSLVKDADALIIRTRTRCNRELLEGSKVKFIATATIGFDHIDAEYCREAGITWTNAPGCNSASVAQYLQSSLILLQTLKGINLPEVTIGIIGVGNVGSKVAKVAQELGIRVLLNDLPREDREGKQGFSSLQTLAEECDILTFHVPLYREGRYKTCHLADDAFFQSLKRKPVIINTSRGEIIETGALLNALETGLVSDAIIDVWENEPAINLTLLDKVFLGTPHIAGYSADGKANATRMSLDALCRYFNVQADYQIIPPAPSQPRITADTLSAAYLQMYDPRQDSNALKTHPELFEKLRGDYPLRREKEAYTIVNHPE, from the coding sequence ATGAAAGTAATTGTCGATGATAAAATACCTTTTATAAAGGAAGCCATTGAAAAAATAGCCGATGAAGTAGTCTACGCACCGGGAAAAGACTTCACCCCTTCTTTGGTGAAAGATGCGGATGCACTAATTATCCGTACACGCACTCGTTGCAACCGGGAATTGCTGGAAGGTAGCAAGGTTAAGTTTATCGCTACGGCAACCATCGGCTTCGACCATATCGATGCGGAATACTGCCGCGAAGCCGGTATTACATGGACAAATGCTCCCGGCTGCAATTCCGCCTCCGTAGCCCAATACCTGCAATCATCTTTAATTTTGCTGCAAACGCTGAAAGGTATCAATTTACCGGAAGTTACTATCGGCATTATCGGAGTAGGCAATGTAGGCAGCAAAGTTGCAAAAGTGGCACAGGAATTGGGGATACGCGTTTTACTGAACGACCTTCCCCGTGAGGATAGAGAGGGGAAACAAGGCTTTTCGTCCCTGCAAACACTCGCCGAAGAATGCGACATACTCACTTTCCACGTACCTTTATATAGGGAAGGCAGATACAAGACCTGCCATCTCGCCGACGACGCCTTTTTCCAATCGCTAAAGCGGAAGCCTGTTATCATCAACACTTCACGCGGAGAAATAATCGAGACCGGTGCACTGCTGAACGCTTTGGAAACAGGGCTGGTTTCGGATGCTATCATTGACGTCTGGGAAAATGAACCGGCCATAAACCTCACCTTATTGGACAAGGTATTCCTCGGCACACCGCACATCGCCGGCTATTCGGCAGACGGCAAAGCCAATGCAACCCGCATGTCGCTGGATGCCCTATGCCGGTATTTCAATGTACAGGCAGACTATCAGATTATTCCTCCTGCCCCAAGCCAACCGCGCATTACAGCAGATACCCTATCGGCCGCCTATCTACAAATGTACGATCCCCGACAAGACAGCAATGCGCTCAAAACGCATCCGGAACTATTTGAGAAGTTACGGGGAGACTATCCTTTAAGAAGAGAGAAAGAAGCATACACAATTGTGAATCATCCGGAATAG
- a CDS encoding ORF6N domain-containing protein: MKTLIGFEEIEDKIITLRGQKVLLDRDVATLCGVETKRVNEALRNNLDKFPKDYCFTLQVSEKQYLVENFDRFSVLKHSTVEPKAFTEKGLYMLATILKSSRATNATFAIIETFAKLRELSRTLNNLPDASEEQQKSLLEKSGDLFTDLLDNNLQATDSETTIELNLAVLKVKHTVKRKADKE; encoded by the coding sequence ATGAAAACACTGATTGGCTTTGAGGAAATAGAGGATAAGATAATTACTCTTCGCGGGCAGAAGGTTCTTTTGGACAGGGATGTTGCCACTTTGTGTGGGGTGGAGACGAAACGTGTGAATGAAGCCCTTAGAAATAACCTTGATAAATTTCCCAAGGATTATTGTTTTACGTTGCAAGTATCTGAAAAACAGTATCTGGTCGAAAATTTCGACCGGTTCTCTGTGTTGAAACATTCTACAGTTGAACCTAAAGCCTTTACAGAGAAAGGTCTTTATATGCTTGCTACCATTCTGAAAAGTTCTCGTGCTACAAATGCAACGTTTGCGATTATCGAGACTTTTGCCAAACTGCGCGAACTCTCCCGTACCTTGAACAACCTGCCGGATGCTTCCGAAGAGCAGCAGAAATCCTTGTTGGAGAAAAGCGGTGATTTGTTCACCGATTTATTGGATAATAATCTTCAGGCAACAGACTCGGAAACAACGATTGAACTGAATCTCGCCGTATTGAAAGTAAAGCATACGGTAAAACGGAAAGCAGATAAGGAATAA
- a CDS encoding lipopolysaccharide kinase InaA family protein — MKSEMSRKSDMFHPYTLVIHPDFKELGDFILSLPERFEKNEGVVIHKGRNELRKMEYGGREYVVKSFHRPNIINRFVYGIFRPSKAKRSYDHAELYLKIGVGTPQPVGYFNVRSGLLFDKSYYVSCLSTCPYVYNDLFRRKFDYEEEVLREIGRVTAVLHEHGYAHKDYGRENILFQKTPEGIKLEIVDLNRMFVGTIGMKAGCKNFERLPATPQMHRWMAEEYAKARGFDVEKCFELMVAYRSTQPGKIDNLY, encoded by the coding sequence ATGAAATCTGAAATGAGCCGGAAATCCGATATGTTTCATCCTTATACATTAGTTATTCACCCGGACTTTAAGGAGTTGGGAGATTTTATCTTGTCTTTGCCGGAACGTTTTGAGAAAAACGAAGGTGTCGTTATTCATAAAGGACGTAACGAATTGAGAAAGATGGAATATGGCGGTCGGGAGTATGTTGTTAAATCTTTTCACCGCCCGAATATCATTAATCGCTTTGTGTACGGTATTTTCCGTCCATCCAAAGCGAAGCGTTCTTACGATCATGCCGAACTGTATCTTAAGATAGGGGTAGGGACTCCGCAACCGGTAGGATATTTCAATGTGCGCAGCGGCCTTTTATTCGATAAAAGTTACTATGTGAGCTGTCTGTCAACATGTCCGTATGTCTATAACGACCTGTTCAGGCGGAAGTTTGACTATGAAGAGGAAGTTTTGCGTGAGATAGGGCGGGTAACTGCCGTTCTCCACGAACATGGATATGCCCATAAAGATTACGGACGTGAAAATATCCTGTTTCAGAAAACACCGGAAGGCATTAAGCTGGAGATTGTCGACTTGAACCGTATGTTTGTCGGAACTATCGGCATGAAAGCCGGTTGCAAGAACTTCGAACGGTTGCCGGCTACCCCGCAGATGCATCGCTGGATGGCGGAGGAGTATGCAAAGGCCCGCGGTTTCGATGTGGAAAAGTGTTTTGAGCTGATGGTTGCTTACAGAAGTACTCAGCCGGGAAAGATTGATAATCTTTATTAA